One Peromyscus leucopus breed LL Stock chromosome 6, UCI_PerLeu_2.1, whole genome shotgun sequence genomic region harbors:
- the Tchh gene encoding trichohyalin isoform X5 — MSPLLRSVIDIAEVFNHYASHSCDGASLSKKDLKNLLERELGTVLQRPHDPETVDLTLELLDRDSNGRVDFNEFLLFLFKIAQACYYALDQAARQDEKTALPREKRNLSQDRRQEDQRRFEHQDEEPGRRSRQKRHEQEERAEELRKRQERLEQRCDEEPRLQRRELQELEERLAEKEPLSWSQGPDAEEFSEEEEQQRRERKELRSEDHTEERRLQERGRRELREPQRRRETQLRRTQELVPEEDEQTQLQESDESFTQRWQRQLEREAEARQNKVYSRPRRQEPERRQLGEQEQRRDLRPQRPAEEEHLEQEQQFRKREEQRFREDELQRAQLQDSLLEERLRRRQVERRDQNRSRQLQEESQRRHTLYTKPSQRQQREEELREERLLQEVEQQRQQRGRRYRQEDERLQREEERLQKERRHLQEERQYQEEDLQQEEERLKQQEERLRRERRSLQRERQCHVEDEAQREEEQLQQAEEHLQREEERLRKERRLLQQERQYQEEELQQEEELLQREEERLRKERRLLQQERQYQEEELQQEEEHLQREEERLRKERRLLQQERQYQEEDLQQLRAEDQRRDLKWQWQPEKENQVRSHRLFSKRREDEEKIRQLDDSLEQERRLRQDRRSLQDEAEEKRELEQERRRRQQRDRQFLAEEELQREHQREAKRRDETFQEEEQLLRDSRRRPEERDRKFLEEEKHLRKEREELRRRQEQERQFQEEEELHLQEREEELQQERNRKSCEEHKRRQQREEERRQERDRSFHQEQERRQERDRGFRQEQERRQERDRGFRQEQERRQERDRGFRQEQERRQERDRSFRQEEERRQQLEEEQLRRQERNRKFHEEEERRQERGRRFQEEEERRQELEEKQLRDRKLRVEEQLRREREGELRRRQECDRKFRREQDFRQELEEEQSRDRKFRREQELRRDRQFQEEKERLQEREEEQLRDRKFRREPELRRDRKFREEEERLQELEEEQLRRQERNRKFQEEEERRQERKEEQLRDRKFRREPELRRDRKFREEEERLQELEEEQLRRQERNRKFQEEEERRQERKEEQLRDRKLRVEEQLIREREEELRRRPQECDRKFRREPELRRDRKFREEEERLQELEEEQQRRQERNRKFREEQERRQELEEQLRRQERGRKFQEKQERRQELEEELRRQERGRKFHEEEERRQELEEQLRRQERGRKFQEEEERRQELEEELRRQERGRKFHEEEERHQELEKEPLRRQERGRKFHEEEERRQELEEELRRQERGRKFHEEEERHQELEKEPLRRQERGRKFQEEEERRQELEEELRRQERGRKFHEEQDRRQELEEQLRRQERARKFHEEEERRQERDRRFRGEPELRKEREEQQLCQERDRKFQEEKQLRQEREELQLRRQKRDGQYLAEDQFARDKIRRQEQEQHQKEEQLRRQERERKFKEEQIRRQAEQRRRQILESGARQFANVPVRSSPLYEYIQEQRSQYRP; from the exons atgtctccacTTTTAAGAAGCGTTATTGATATCGCTGAAGTTTTCAATCATTATGCCTCACATAGTTGTGATGGAGCATCACTAAGCAAGAAAGACCTGAAGAACCTCCTTGAAAGGGAACTCGGAACTGTCCTTCAG AGACCACATGACCCCGAGACGGTAGACCTGACCCTAGAACTTCTGGATCGCGACTCCAATGGGCGTGTTGATTTCAATGAATTCCTCCTGTTCCTTTTCAAGATTGCTCAAGCTTGCTATTATGCTCTTGACCAGGCTGCAAGGCAGGATGAGAAGACAGCCCTGCCTAGGGAAAAGAGGAACCTGTCACAAGATCGCAGGCAAGAAGACCAAAGGAGATTCGAGCACCAGGATGAAGAACCAGGGCGCCGAAGCCGGCAGAAGAGACATGAACAGGAGGAGCGTGCTGAGGagctgaggaagaggcaggagagactggagcaACGCTGCGACGAAGAGCCCAGGCTGCAAAGACGAGAACTGCAAGAACTGGAGGAGCGCCTTGCAGAGAAAGAGCCGCTAAGCTGGAGCCAGGGTCCTGATGCTGAGGAGTTTTCTGAGGAAGAGGAACAGCAGAGGCGAGAGAGGAAAGAACTCAGGAGCGAGGACCACACCGAAGAGAGACGGCTGCAGGAGCGCGGGCGAAGAGAGCTAAGAGAACCCCAGCGGAGGCGCGAAACCCAGTTGAGGCGCACGCAGGAGTTGGTGCCCGAGGAGGACGAGCAGACGCAGCTCCAGGAGTCCGACGAGAGCTTCACGCAGAGGTGGCAGCGGCAGCTCGAAAGGGAGGCAGAAGCCCGTCAGAACAAAGTCTACTCCAGGCCTCGCAGACAGGAGCCGGAAAGGCGTCAGCTCGGGGAGCAGGAGCAGCGCCGCGACCTCCGCCCGCAGCGTCCCGCTGAGGAGGAGCACCTGGAGCAAGAGCAGCAGTTCCGCAAGCGGGAGGAGCAGCGCTTCCGGGAGGATGAGCTGCAGCGAGcccagctccaggacagcctcctAGAGGAACGCCTGAGGCGTCGTCAGGTGGAGCGCCGGGACCAAAACAGGAGCCGGCAACTGCAGGAAGAAAGCCAGAGGCGCCACACGTTGTACACCAAACCCAGCCAGaggcagcagagggaggaagagctaCGTGAGGAGCGGCTGCTGCAAGAAGTGGAGCAGCAGCGCCAGCAGAGGGGGAGGAGATATCGCCAGGAGGATGAACGGCTGCAGCGGGAGGAAGAGCGGTTGCAGAAGGAAAGGAGACACCTGCAGGAGGAAAGGCAGTATCAAGAGGAGGAcctgcagcaggaggaagagcGGCTGAAGCAGCAGGAAGAGCGGCTgcggagagaaaggagaagcctGCAGCGGGAGAGGCAGTGTCACGTGGAGGACGAGGCGCAGCGGGAGGAAGAGCAACTGCAGCAGGCGGAAGAGCATCTGCAGCGGGAGGAAGAGCggctgaggaaggaaaggagactcCTGCAGCAGGAGAGGCAGTATCAAGAGGAAGaactgcagcaggaggaagagctTCTGCAGCGGGAGGAAGAGCGGCTGCGGAAGGAAAGGAGACTCCTGCAGCAGGAGAGGCAGTATCAAGAGGAAGaactgcagcaggaggaagagcaTCTGCAGCGGGAGGAAGAGCggctgaggaaggaaaggagactcTTGCAGCAGGAGAGGCAGTATCAAGAGGAGGACCTGCAGCAGCTGCGGGCTGAAGATCAGCGTAGGGATCTGAAATGGCAGTGGcaaccagagaaagaaaatcaagttcGCAGTcacaggctcttctccaagcgcAGGGAGGATGAAGAAAAGATCCGGCAGCTGGATGATTCTCTGGAGCAAGAGAGACGGTTACGTCAGGATCGGCGGTCCCTGCAAGACGAAGcggaagagaagagagagttggAGCAGGAGAGGAGGCGCCGACAGCAGCGCGACCGGCAGTTCCTAGCAGAAGAGGAGCTGCAGCGAGAGCACCAAAGGGAAGCCAAAAGACGAGATGAGACCTTCCAGGAGGAAGAGCAGCTCCTGAGAGACTCGAGAAGACGGCCAGAGGAGAGGGATAGGAAGTTCCTTGAGGAGGAAAAGCACCTGCGGAAGGAACGGGAAGAACTGAGGCGGCGGCAAGAACAAGAGAGACAattccaggaggaagaggagctgcaCCTCCAAGAACGCGAGGAAGAACTTCAGCAGGAGCGCAACAGAAAATCCTGTGAGGAACACAAGCGCCGCCAGCAGCGTGAAGAAGAGCGCCGCCAGGAGCGTGACAGAAGTTTCCACCAGGAACAAGAGCGCCGCCAGGAGCGTGACAGAGGTTTCCGCCAGGAACAAGAGCGCCGCCAGGAGCGTGACAGAGGTTTCCGCCAGGAACAAGAGCGCCGCCAGGAGCGTGACAGAGGTTTCCGCCAGGAACAAGAGCGCCGCCAGGAGCGTGACAGAAGTTTCCGCCAGGAAGAAGAGCGCCGCCAGCAACTCGAGGAAGAGCAGCTGAGACGCCAGGAACGTAACAGAAAATTCCACGAGGAAGAAGAGCGCCGCCAGGAACGTGGCAGAAGAttccaagaggaagaagagcGCCGCCAGGAGCTCGAGGAAAAGCAGCTGCGAGACCGAAAGTTGAGGGTAGAGGAGCAACTTCGCAGGGAGCGCGAGGGAGAGCTGCGGCGCCGACAGGAATGTGACAGAAAATTCCGCCGAGAACAAGACTTCCGCCAGGAACTGGAAGAAGAGCAGTCGAGGGATAGAAAGTTCCGCCGGGAACAAGAGCTCAGGCGTGACAGACAATTCCAAGAGGAAAAAGAGCGCCTCCAGGAGCGTGAAGAAGAGCAGCTGAGGGATAGAAAGTTCCGCCGAGAACCAGAGCTCAGGCGCGACAGAAAATTCCGTGAGGAAGAAGAGCGCCTCCAGGAACTCGAGGAAGAGCAGCTGAGACGTCAGGAACGTAACAGAAAAttccaagaggaagaagagcGCCGCCAGGAGCGTAAGGAAGAGCAACTGAGGGATAGAAAGTTCCGCCGAGAACCAGAGCTCAGGCGCGACAGAAAATTCCGTGAGGAAGAAGAGCGCCTCCAGGAACTCGAGGAAGAGCAGCTGAGACGTCAGGAACGTAACAGAAAAttccaagaggaagaagagcGCCGCCAGGAGCGTAAGGAAGAGCAGCTGCGAGACCGAAAGTTAAGGGTGGAGGAGCAACTTATTAGGGAGCGTGAAGAAGAGCTGCGGCGGCGCCCACAGGAATGTGACAGAAAATTCCGCCGAGAACCAGAGCTCAGGCGCGACAGAAAATTCCGAGAGGAAGAAGAGCGCCTCCAGGAACTCGAAGAAGAGCAGCAGAGACGTCAGGAACGTAACAGAAAATTCCGTGAGGAACAAGAGCGCCGCCAGGAACTTGAAGAGCAACTGAGACGCCAGGAACGTGGCAGGAAATTCCAGGAGAAACAAGAGCGCCGCCAGGAACTCGAGGAAGAGCTGAGACGCCAGGAACGTGGCAGGAAATTCCACGAGGAAGAAGAGCGCCGCCAGGAACTCGAAGAGCAGCTGAGACGCCAGGAACGTGGCAGGAAattccaggaggaagaagagcgCCGCCAGGAACTTGAAGAGGAGCTGAGGCGCCAGGAACGTGGCAGAAAATTCCACGAGGAAGAAGAGCGCCACCAGGAACTGGAGAAAGAGCCGCTGAGACGCCAGGAACGTGGCAGGAAATTCCAC gaggaagaagagcgCCGCCAGGAACTTGAAGAGGAGCTGAGGCGCCAGGAACGTGGCAGAAAATTCCACGAAGAAGAAGAGCGCCACCAGGAACTGGAGAAAGAGCCGCTGAGACGCCAGGAACGTGGCAGGAAattccaggaggaagaagagcgCCGCCAGGAACTTGAAGAGGAGCTGAGGCGCCAGGAACGTGGCAGAAAATTCCACGAGGAACAAGATCGCCGCCAGGAActtgaagagcagctgagacgCCAGGAACGCGCCAGGAAATTCCATGAGGAAGAAGAGCGCCGCCAGGAGCGAGACCGAAGATTCCGCGGAGAACCAGAGCTccggaaagaaagggaggagcaaCAGCTTTGCCAAGAGCGTGACAGGAAATTCCAGGAGGAGAAGCAGCTGCGCCAGGAACGTGAGGAACTGCAGTTGCGGAGGCAGAAACGAGATGGTCAGTACCTAGCTGAGGATCAGTTTGCCAGGGATAAGATTCGTCGTCAGGAACAGGAACAGCATCAAAAAGAGGAACAACTACGTCGCCAAGAGCGGGAGAGAAAATTCAAAGAAGAGCAGATCCGTCGGCAGGCAGAGCAGAGGCGCCGCCAAATCCTGGAGAGTGGCGCGCGCCAGTTTGCCAATGTCCCAGTGCGTTCCAGCCCTCTCTATGAGTACATCCAAGAGCAGAGGTCTCAATACCGCCCTTAA
- the Tchh gene encoding trichohyalin isoform X4: MSPLLRSVIDIAEVFNHYASHSCDGASLSKKDLKNLLERELGTVLQRPHDPETVDLTLELLDRDSNGRVDFNEFLLFLFKIAQACYYALDQAARQDEKTALPREKRNLSQDRRQEDQRRFEHQDEEPGRRSRQKRHEQEERAEELRKRQERLEQRCDEEPRLQRRELQELEERLAEKEPLSWSQGPDAEEFSEEEEQQRRERKELRSEDHTEERRLQERGRRELREPQRRRETQLRRTQELVPEEDEQTQLQESDESFTQRWQRQLEREAEARQNKVYSRPRRQEPERRQLGEQEQRRDLRPQRPAEEEHLEQEQQFRKREEQRFREDELQRAQLQDSLLEERLRRRQVERRDQNRSRQLQEESQRRHTLYTKPSQRQQREEELREERLLQEVEQQRQQRGRRYRQEDERLQREEERLQKERRHLQEERQYQEEDLQQEEERLKQQEERLRRERRSLQRERQCHVEDEAQREEEQLQQAEEHLQREEERLRKERRLLQQERQYQEEELQQEEELLQREEERLRKERRLLQQERQYQEEELQQEEEHLQREEERLRKERRLLQQERQYQEEDLQQLRAEDQRRDLKWQWQPEKENQVRSHRLFSKRREDEEKIRQLDDSLEQERRLRQDRRSLQDEAEEKRELEQERRRRQQRDRQFLAEEELQREHQREAKRRDETFQEEEQLLRDSRRRPEERDRKFLEEEKHLRKEREELRRRQEQERQFQEEEELHLQEREEELQQERNRKSCEEHKRRQQREEERRQERDRSFHQEQERRQERDRGFRQEQERRQERDRGFRQEQERRQERDRGFRQEQERRQERDRSFRQEEERRQQLEEEQLRRQERNRKFHEEEERRQERGRRFQEEEERRQELEEKQLRDRKLRVEEQLRREREGELRRRQECDRKFRREQDFRQELEEEQSRDRKFRREQELRRDRQFQEEKERLQEREEEQLRDRKFRREPELRRDRKFREEEERLQELEEEQLRRQERNRKFQEEEERRQERKEEQLRDRKFRREPELRRDRKFREEEERLQELEEEQLRRQERNRKFQEEEERRQERKEEQLRDRKLRVEEQLIREREEELRRRPQECDRKFRREPELRRDRKFREEEERLQELEEEQQRRQERNRKFREEQERRQELEEQLRRQERGRKFQEKQERRQELEEELRRQERGRKFHEEEERRQELEEQLRRQERGRKFQEEEERRQELEEELRRQERGRKFHEEEERHQELEKEPLRRQERGRKFHEEEERRQELEEPLRRQERGRKFQEEQERRQELEEELRRQERGRKFHEEEERRQELEEQLRRQERGRKFQEEEERRQELEEELRRQERGRKFHEEQDRRQELEEQLRRQERARKFHEEEERRQERDRRFRGEPELRKEREEQQLCQERDRKFQEEKQLRQEREELQLRRQKRDGQYLAEDQFARDKIRRQEQEQHQKEEQLRRQERERKFKEEQIRRQAEQRRRQILESGARQFANVPVRSSPLYEYIQEQRSQYRP, translated from the exons atgtctccacTTTTAAGAAGCGTTATTGATATCGCTGAAGTTTTCAATCATTATGCCTCACATAGTTGTGATGGAGCATCACTAAGCAAGAAAGACCTGAAGAACCTCCTTGAAAGGGAACTCGGAACTGTCCTTCAG AGACCACATGACCCCGAGACGGTAGACCTGACCCTAGAACTTCTGGATCGCGACTCCAATGGGCGTGTTGATTTCAATGAATTCCTCCTGTTCCTTTTCAAGATTGCTCAAGCTTGCTATTATGCTCTTGACCAGGCTGCAAGGCAGGATGAGAAGACAGCCCTGCCTAGGGAAAAGAGGAACCTGTCACAAGATCGCAGGCAAGAAGACCAAAGGAGATTCGAGCACCAGGATGAAGAACCAGGGCGCCGAAGCCGGCAGAAGAGACATGAACAGGAGGAGCGTGCTGAGGagctgaggaagaggcaggagagactggagcaACGCTGCGACGAAGAGCCCAGGCTGCAAAGACGAGAACTGCAAGAACTGGAGGAGCGCCTTGCAGAGAAAGAGCCGCTAAGCTGGAGCCAGGGTCCTGATGCTGAGGAGTTTTCTGAGGAAGAGGAACAGCAGAGGCGAGAGAGGAAAGAACTCAGGAGCGAGGACCACACCGAAGAGAGACGGCTGCAGGAGCGCGGGCGAAGAGAGCTAAGAGAACCCCAGCGGAGGCGCGAAACCCAGTTGAGGCGCACGCAGGAGTTGGTGCCCGAGGAGGACGAGCAGACGCAGCTCCAGGAGTCCGACGAGAGCTTCACGCAGAGGTGGCAGCGGCAGCTCGAAAGGGAGGCAGAAGCCCGTCAGAACAAAGTCTACTCCAGGCCTCGCAGACAGGAGCCGGAAAGGCGTCAGCTCGGGGAGCAGGAGCAGCGCCGCGACCTCCGCCCGCAGCGTCCCGCTGAGGAGGAGCACCTGGAGCAAGAGCAGCAGTTCCGCAAGCGGGAGGAGCAGCGCTTCCGGGAGGATGAGCTGCAGCGAGcccagctccaggacagcctcctAGAGGAACGCCTGAGGCGTCGTCAGGTGGAGCGCCGGGACCAAAACAGGAGCCGGCAACTGCAGGAAGAAAGCCAGAGGCGCCACACGTTGTACACCAAACCCAGCCAGaggcagcagagggaggaagagctaCGTGAGGAGCGGCTGCTGCAAGAAGTGGAGCAGCAGCGCCAGCAGAGGGGGAGGAGATATCGCCAGGAGGATGAACGGCTGCAGCGGGAGGAAGAGCGGTTGCAGAAGGAAAGGAGACACCTGCAGGAGGAAAGGCAGTATCAAGAGGAGGAcctgcagcaggaggaagagcGGCTGAAGCAGCAGGAAGAGCGGCTgcggagagaaaggagaagcctGCAGCGGGAGAGGCAGTGTCACGTGGAGGACGAGGCGCAGCGGGAGGAAGAGCAACTGCAGCAGGCGGAAGAGCATCTGCAGCGGGAGGAAGAGCggctgaggaaggaaaggagactcCTGCAGCAGGAGAGGCAGTATCAAGAGGAAGaactgcagcaggaggaagagctTCTGCAGCGGGAGGAAGAGCGGCTGCGGAAGGAAAGGAGACTCCTGCAGCAGGAGAGGCAGTATCAAGAGGAAGaactgcagcaggaggaagagcaTCTGCAGCGGGAGGAAGAGCggctgaggaaggaaaggagactcTTGCAGCAGGAGAGGCAGTATCAAGAGGAGGACCTGCAGCAGCTGCGGGCTGAAGATCAGCGTAGGGATCTGAAATGGCAGTGGcaaccagagaaagaaaatcaagttcGCAGTcacaggctcttctccaagcgcAGGGAGGATGAAGAAAAGATCCGGCAGCTGGATGATTCTCTGGAGCAAGAGAGACGGTTACGTCAGGATCGGCGGTCCCTGCAAGACGAAGcggaagagaagagagagttggAGCAGGAGAGGAGGCGCCGACAGCAGCGCGACCGGCAGTTCCTAGCAGAAGAGGAGCTGCAGCGAGAGCACCAAAGGGAAGCCAAAAGACGAGATGAGACCTTCCAGGAGGAAGAGCAGCTCCTGAGAGACTCGAGAAGACGGCCAGAGGAGAGGGATAGGAAGTTCCTTGAGGAGGAAAAGCACCTGCGGAAGGAACGGGAAGAACTGAGGCGGCGGCAAGAACAAGAGAGACAattccaggaggaagaggagctgcaCCTCCAAGAACGCGAGGAAGAACTTCAGCAGGAGCGCAACAGAAAATCCTGTGAGGAACACAAGCGCCGCCAGCAGCGTGAAGAAGAGCGCCGCCAGGAGCGTGACAGAAGTTTCCACCAGGAACAAGAGCGCCGCCAGGAGCGTGACAGAGGTTTCCGCCAGGAACAAGAGCGCCGCCAGGAGCGTGACAGAGGTTTCCGCCAGGAACAAGAGCGCCGCCAGGAGCGTGACAGAGGTTTCCGCCAGGAACAAGAGCGCCGCCAGGAGCGTGACAGAAGTTTCCGCCAGGAAGAAGAGCGCCGCCAGCAACTCGAGGAAGAGCAGCTGAGACGCCAGGAACGTAACAGAAAATTCCACGAGGAAGAAGAGCGCCGCCAGGAACGTGGCAGAAGAttccaagaggaagaagagcGCCGCCAGGAGCTCGAGGAAAAGCAGCTGCGAGACCGAAAGTTGAGGGTAGAGGAGCAACTTCGCAGGGAGCGCGAGGGAGAGCTGCGGCGCCGACAGGAATGTGACAGAAAATTCCGCCGAGAACAAGACTTCCGCCAGGAACTGGAAGAAGAGCAGTCGAGGGATAGAAAGTTCCGCCGGGAACAAGAGCTCAGGCGTGACAGACAATTCCAAGAGGAAAAAGAGCGCCTCCAGGAGCGTGAAGAAGAGCAGCTGAGGGATAGAAAGTTCCGCCGAGAACCAGAGCTCAGGCGCGACAGAAAATTCCGTGAGGAAGAAGAGCGCCTCCAGGAACTCGAGGAAGAGCAGCTGAGACGTCAGGAACGTAACAGAAAAttccaagaggaagaagagcGCCGCCAGGAGCGTAAGGAAGAGCAACTGAGGGATAGAAAGTTCCGCCGAGAACCAGAGCTCAGGCGCGACAGAAAATTCCGTGAGGAAGAAGAGCGCCTCCAGGAACTCGAGGAAGAGCAGCTGAGACGTCAGGAACGTAACAGAAAAttccaagaggaagaagagcGCCGCCAGGAGCGTAAGGAAGAGCAGCTGCGAGACCGAAAGTTAAGGGTGGAGGAGCAACTTATTAGGGAGCGTGAAGAAGAGCTGCGGCGGCGCCCACAGGAATGTGACAGAAAATTCCGCCGAGAACCAGAGCTCAGGCGCGACAGAAAATTCCGAGAGGAAGAAGAGCGCCTCCAGGAACTCGAAGAAGAGCAGCAGAGACGTCAGGAACGTAACAGAAAATTCCGTGAGGAACAAGAGCGCCGCCAGGAACTTGAAGAGCAACTGAGACGCCAGGAACGTGGCAGGAAATTCCAGGAGAAACAAGAGCGCCGCCAGGAACTCGAGGAAGAGCTGAGACGCCAGGAACGTGGCAGGAAATTCCACGAGGAAGAAGAGCGCCGCCAGGAACTCGAAGAGCAGCTGAGACGCCAGGAACGTGGCAGGAAattccaggaggaagaagagcgCCGCCAGGAACTTGAAGAGGAGCTGAGGCGCCAGGAACGTGGCAGAAAATTCCACGAGGAAGAAGAGCGCCACCAGGAACTGGAGAAAGAGCCGCTGAGACGCCAGGAACGTGGCAGGAAATTCCACGAGGAAGAAGAGCGCCGCCAGGAACTCGAAGAGCCGCTGAGACGCCAGGAACGTGGCAGGAAATTCCAGGAGGAACAAGAGCGCCGCCAGGAACTCGAGGAAGAGCTGAGACGCCAGGAACGTGGCAGGAAATTCCACGAGGAAGAAGAGCGCCGCCAGGAACTCGAAGAGCAGCTGAGACGCCAG GAACGTGGCAGGAAattccaggaggaagaagagcgCCGCCAGGAACTTGAAGAGGAGCTGAGGCGCCAGGAACGTGGCAGAAAATTCCACGAGGAACAAGATCGCCGCCAGGAActtgaagagcagctgagacgCCAGGAACGCGCCAGGAAATTCCATGAGGAAGAAGAGCGCCGCCAGGAGCGAGACCGAAGATTCCGCGGAGAACCAGAGCTccggaaagaaagggaggagcaaCAGCTTTGCCAAGAGCGTGACAGGAAATTCCAGGAGGAGAAGCAGCTGCGCCAGGAACGTGAGGAACTGCAGTTGCGGAGGCAGAAACGAGATGGTCAGTACCTAGCTGAGGATCAGTTTGCCAGGGATAAGATTCGTCGTCAGGAACAGGAACAGCATCAAAAAGAGGAACAACTACGTCGCCAAGAGCGGGAGAGAAAATTCAAAGAAGAGCAGATCCGTCGGCAGGCAGAGCAGAGGCGCCGCCAAATCCTGGAGAGTGGCGCGCGCCAGTTTGCCAATGTCCCAGTGCGTTCCAGCCCTCTCTATGAGTACATCCAAGAGCAGAGGTCTCAATACCGCCCTTAA